Part of the Eleginops maclovinus isolate JMC-PN-2008 ecotype Puerto Natales chromosome 3, JC_Emac_rtc_rv5, whole genome shotgun sequence genome is shown below.
GGGTGGGACTGGGCACTGCAATGCAGCGTCAACGACTTGTTTTCATTCACAACAAGGGACGGCTCAGCTGTTAGGGTCACAACTTTTGGAGAATCTGCACTCACCAAAATAAAGTGGAAGTAAAGGAGAAAGACAGGTGTCGGAACAAATTTGTTAAGTTACGATAtgattttgatcattttgaaaaaaaaaaaaaaatgccaaGATAAGTCACTCACATTTCACAACCAGCATCTTTTGGTCGCTTTTAGCTGAACCTTGACTGTTTTTGGCAGTGCAGATATAAAGGCCTGTGTGGTCTGAAGTAACTTCAAATTTGTGTTGGAGAGTGTTAGGGGGCAAATATGTTACAGGTTTAGAGAAAGCCCTTTCTGAAGAGTTAGGAGTTGATGTAGGAGTCATGGTCAAGGTGAGGTCTGACAAAGGAAAGCTTTCAACAGAGCAGTTGATGGTGATGAGCTGACCTTCTCTGACCTCAGCATCCATAGACAGCGTGAGAGATGTGGGAGCATCTGTAAAGAAGGGAGAGCAGCATGATTTTCAGAAGGATCAATAATGTTTCTACATGTTGCATGATATAACAGCAGTATACCCTGAACAGGAGCATCTCCTAAAATCTTTAACACTTTAGAGTTTGACATTTTCCAAGATGCACTTATACTGGTTCTGGCACAGAGTTCGACAAAAAGACTAAAAAGCCTTCATGATTCAGTTTTGTAAAAAGTCTGTTATATTGTTAATAGGTCTTTTCTGCACAGATCAGGGGTATGCTATGCTAACAATGTATCTGCTAGCTATATCAACAATCCAAAATAAGGTCATCTAAATAAGTAATAAATACATCAGAGAAACTTAATTATCACAGTCCATTTTCAGCAAAACACCATTACTTACACAGTACTTGTATGCACTGCGGCTTACTATCCTCCCCTGTACTGATGTTGTTGGTTGCATTGCACATGTAACATGCTTCATCTGCTCTTTGCACTTTGCCCACAACCAGTTTGTTTTCATCAGTTGTATTGGACTTCCACTGCAAGGAGTCAATCTGTTTATTCTTCTTGTATCGGTACCAGGAGTATCTGTGTGGTGCAGGATTGGCATCAGTGTTGCATTGGAACGTAATGGCTCTACCGACTCCCACAGATGAATCCCCTTTTATACCATCTTTACTGATGGTAATGTTTGTCTTCCTCGGGCCGTCTggaacaaataaatcaatatttagtATACTTTCTACAAATATTCAGtggatttatttccttttctgaaatacatacagtacaatgctgTGAAACTTACAATTAACCATAATTTCAAAAGGCTTTGATGTTCCATCTCCCGCAGTGTTAGAGGCTGTACATGTGTAGCTGCCTTTGTCCTCAGGCTTGATTCTTTCAACAACATAATGCTTTGTCTTCTCCCCATTAATAGTTTTCCCATTTTTTGACCAAACATAGGTTATGCTGTGTGGGTTGCTTCTAATAACATTGCATGTCAAGGTCATTGTATCTCCTTGTGTAACTTCAGAATCCATAGAGGACATAACCTCAACTTCAGGCTTATCTGAAAAATAAGATTTGAACGTTTATTTTGGTTGATATGCATGGATAATACACTAAGAATGCTGCAAACCTCATGTGTTAAAAATCCTaacaatcacaaacacatttaaaggaaatACTTACATTTGACATCAATTATGACAAGGTTCGATGTTTGTGTACCATGTCTGTTTGTAGCTTTACAATGGTATTCTCCTTTCCCAGACTCTGTAATTGATGGGATGTCCCACACTCTGTCTTTTAACCCTActgcttctttatttttaaaccaggTAAAGGTGGGGTCAGGATTTCCTTTGGCGGAGCAATTTAGAATCACTGGTTGTCCTTCAACAATGTCTTTTGAACTCATTTCAGCCAATGCGTATTTTGGAGCATCTGTATCAACACAAGTCTGGAGAAATCAGACAACAGCCAGCAAGCATAGATGGACTTTTACATTGTTTTCAAAATTCCAGAACAATAGAATCATATTACAATTGATTTCAATCCCGGTAAGGGGTTTTCAAGTGGTTTAAGAAAACAGCCAGTGTGTGTTAAGCATATACAACTAAGctattaaaaatgttgaaatgcagGAAAGTTGTTGATTTTTTTGACCTCTTCAAAATACATAACTGATGGTCAAAGGTAAATTCACTTTACCATCTTATTGTCACTACTAAATAGAAAATGACAAAGTTAATTGGCTAGCTAATTCGGATCTTAAAACAAAAGGCATTTAAAAGTAGTAACAAACTAATTCTAGcacattgtttttggttttcaaaACATGACATCTCTTTAGGTCAAATTCGTCATTTTCAGTATTTCTAATATGCGGTAAATCtttacaatttgaaaaaaaatgatcaCCATATAAGTTTGATGTAGCCGATAAATATTGcattaggaaaaaaaaatcacttatttgcatatataagtatatatgaCCACTTCAACAATAGACATGAAATATGTTATCTTCATTAACTTACATTCAACAGTCACACTGACATTGCGGATCAAATAGCTATCTTGGTTATTTTGCGTTTGGCATGAAAATTCCTTCCCATCATCCTCCCAGGTGACTTTGAAAGTCTCTTTGATTGTGTTGTGATTTGACTGCGTAGTTGAGTTTGGAGGTTTAGAAGAAATGTGTACGTTTGACTGGCATGGACTTGGAGTAGAGCATGTCAGTGTTATCAAATCAGATTCTTTTACAGCAGGTGGTTTCTCAAAAGTGATCGGACATGGATTTTCTGAAAATATGAAAGAGACAATATCAGAAGAAAAGTAGTGTTGATTAACATAATATCCAGTGTTAGGAAGTTACAATCAAAACaatatgaatgaatgttttaatagaataattatatgtatgtttgtgtatatatatatgtgtgtttgtgtatatatatatatataatggtAGCCAAAATCTTAAATTACCAGTAACCATGATGTTTGCCGGTTCAGTTatccatttcatttgattttctttctcctttacATATCTGAAATAATAGTTTCCACTGTCGGTTTTGATCAGGTTGCAGATTATAATACTGCAATCTGCTGGGGGATGGTTCCATCCTGAAAATGGAGAGCCGATGTATGTAACTCTATCTGCAAAGTGTGGACTAACAGGACGCACTGTTTTATCAGTGCTGTAAATGATAGTGCCGTGGTAAGAATTGTTTTTCCAAGTTGCATTTTTTATCCAAAACCAGTGTGCATCAACATCATCAACTTCGTTTTTGACTGTGCAGGAGATTTTAATGCAGGACCCCTCTATGGCTGTCAGGCGAGTGTCCTTGAGTGTGAAGTATCTTGTTACACAAGACAATTCTGTGGTGGTAAGAGCACAAAAATGAAAGTCAGGAAATTCAAGTAACTTTAATGCAAATGTTGTGAGAAGCaaacaatattattatattggAGTTAAAAATAGTATCCTACCTTTTATAATTGCCAGAAACATCAACCACTCGACTGTCTTAGCAAACATTGTAATGTGTTACTGAAGCTTGATATCTGAAAAAGAGTGCGTCTACATTATTGTTATGTGCATCTCAATACAATAGAACCCATTTTTGATAtggctttcatttatttaatccaaaTCAGCTATGCAACATTGTACTACTTCCTCTTTTTCAGATTGTTCTGAGTTTTGTGAGTGTTTCTTCTTCAAGATTGCTGGAAATTCTCCAGACTTGCAACAAAAATTATGTTTTCTACATTAAATCTAGCAACTCttgtcttgttcttttttttactttggtgTTCCCGGTCAAATTTGACTGCTCtcacattaacacaaaaaacattgatCACCACAAAATTGTATTCTACACCCTGTTAAGCTGTAAACTATTTCCCTACTTTCAACATCTGGTTTATatgaataactgcagtgaatataccaaatataacaatgaaaatgtattccaaaattAATATGCTTGT
Proteins encoded:
- the LOC134861979 gene encoding B-cell receptor CD22-like isoform X1 translates to MFAKTVEWLMFLAIIKELSCVTRYFTLKDTRLTAIEGSCIKISCTVKNEVDDVDAHWFWIKNATWKNNSYHGTIIYSTDKTVRPVSPHFADRVTYIGSPFSGWNHPPADCSIIICNLIKTDSGNYYFRYVKEKENQMKWITEPANIMVTENPCPITFEKPPAVKESDLITLTCSTPSPCQSNVHISSKPPNSTTQSNHNTIKETFKVTWEDDGKEFSCQTQNNQDSYLIRNVSVTVEYAPKYALAEMSSKDIVEGQPVILNCSAKGNPDPTFTWFKNKEAVGLKDRVWDIPSITESGKGEYHCKATNRHGTQTSNLVIIDVKYKPEVEVMSSMDSEVTQGDTMTLTCNVIRSNPHSITYVWSKNGKTINGEKTKHYVVERIKPEDKGSYTCTASNTAGDGTSKPFEIMVNYGPRKTNITISKDGIKGDSSVGVGRAITFQCNTDANPAPHRYSWYRYKKNKQIDSLQWKSNTTDENKLVVGKVQRADEACYMCNATNNISTGEDSKPQCIQVLYAPTSLTLSMDAEVREGQLITINCSVESFPLSDLTLTMTPTSTPNSSERAFSKPVTYLPPNTLQHKFEVTSDHTGLYICTAKNSQGSAKSDQKMLVVKYSPKVVTLTAEPSLVVNENKSLTLHCSAQSHPPATSFTWMKMTDVNSKIIWRNRNFTLKNVSYSDSGWYRCTARNEMGTGDSQQVEVKVNYAPKHTEILKVADGPGSVVLNCSSHSRPPILKYSWYKENTGEKDEKVSDRQTYTVYSDQPGVYYCVAKNEINQIQSSEKIHLFNGSSMMVLIIFIFLTTLLLILTMFFIYRQKRKKSIQQGTTNTLPCFEFWGWWMGPRVRNRIHEPGTVEPFRSRDDLLPDQPRLPQAQRRQPSPDASASNSVYSFLKLPPKKQGPSAQNPVRQQGGHTQEDSLNYASLHFGKKLQNKDVKTEEEMYAIVSKQKQDKKVLWAILLFLNRRKC
- the LOC134861979 gene encoding B-cell receptor CD22-like isoform X3, which translates into the protein MFAKTVEWLMFLAIIKELSCVTRYFTLKDTRLTAIEGSCIKISCTVKNEVDDVDAHWFWIKNATWKNNSYHGTIIYSTDKTVRPVSPHFADRVTYIGSPFSGWNHPPADCSIIICNLIKTDSGNYYFRYVKEKENQMKWITEPANIMVTENPCPITFEKPPAVKESDLITLTCSTPSPCQSNVHISSKPPNSTTQSNHNTIKETFKVTWEDDGKEFSCQTQNNQDSYLIRNVSVTVEYAPKYALAEMSSKDIVEGQPVILNCSAKGNPDPTFTWFKNKEAVGLKDRVWDIPSITESGKGEYHCKATNRHGTQTSNLVIIDVKYKPEVEVMSSMDSEVTQGDTMTLTCNVIRSNPHSITYVWSKNGKTINGEKTKHYVVERIKPEDKGSYTCTASNTAGDGTSKPFEIMVNYGPRKTNITISKDGIKGDSSVGVGRAITFQCNTDANPAPHRYSWYRYKKNKQIDSLQWKSNTTDENKLVVGKVQRADEACYMCNATNNISTGEDSKPQCIQVLYAPTSLTLSMDAEVREGQLITINCSVESFPLSDLTLTMTPTSTPNSSERAFSKPVTYLPPNTLQHKFEVTSDHTGLYICTAKNSQGSAKSDQKMLVVKYSPKVVTLTAEPSLVVNENKSLTLHCSAQSHPPATSFTWMKMTDVNSKIIWRNRNFTLKNVSYSDSGWYRCTARNEMGTGDSQQVEVKVNYQPGVYYCVAKNEINQIQSSEKIHLFNGSSMMVLIIFIFLTTLLLILTMFFIYRQKRKKSIQQGTTNTLPCFEFWGWWMGPRVRNRIHEPGTVEPFRSRDDLLPDQPRLPQAQRRQPSPDASASNSVYSFLKLPPKKQGPSAQNPVRQQGGHTQEDSLNYASLHFGKKLQNKDVKTEEEMYAIVSKQKQDKKVLWAILLFLNRRKC
- the LOC134861979 gene encoding B-cell receptor CD22-like isoform X4, whose amino-acid sequence is MFAKTVEWLMFLAIIKELSCVTRYFTLKDTRLTAIEGSCIKISCTVKNEVDDVDAHWFWIKNATWKNNSYHGTIIYSTDKTVRPVSPHFADRVTYIGSPFSGWNHPPADCSIIICNLIKTDSGNYYFRYVKEKENQMKWITEPANIMVTENPCPITFEKPPAVKESDLITLTCSTPSPCQSNVHISSKPPNSTTQSNHNTIKETFKVTWEDDGKEFSCQTQNNQDSYLIRNVSVTVEYAPKYALAEMSSKDIVEGQPVILNCSAKGNPDPTFTWFKNKEAVGLKDRVWDIPSITESGKGEYHCKATNRHGTQTSNLVIIDVKYKPEVEVMSSMDSEVTQGDTMTLTCNVIRSNPHSITYVWSKNGKTINGEKTKHYVVERIKPEDKGSYTCTASNTAGDGTSKPFEIMVNYGPRKTNITISKDGIKGDSSVGVGRAITFQCNTDANPAPHRYSWYRYKKNKQIDSLQWKSNTTDENKLVVGKVQRADEACYMCNATNNISTGEDSKPQCIQVLYAPTSLTLSMDAEVREGQLITINCSVESFPLSDLTLTMTPTSTPNSSERAFSKPVTYLPPNTLQHKFEVTSDHTGLYICTAKNSQGSAKSDQKMLVVKYSPKVVTLTAEPSLVVNENKSLTLHCSAQSHPPATSFTWMKMTDVNSKIIWRNRNFTLKNVSYSDSGWYRCTARNEMGTGDSQQVEVKVNYAPKHTEILKVADGPGSVVLNCSSHSRPPILKYSWYKENTGEKDEKVSDRQTYTVYSDQPGVYYCVAKNEINQIQSSEKIHLFNGSSMMVLIIFIFLTTLLLILTMFFIYRQKRKKSIQQGTTNTLPCFEFWGWWMGPRVRNRIHEPGTVEPFRSRDDLLPDQPRLPQAQRRQPSPDASASNSVYSFLKLPPKKQGPSAQNPVRQQGGHTQEDSLNYASLHFGKKLQNKDVKTEEEMYAIVSKQKQDKKVFKKLEDYENISTAHAGISPNPLNDDTDTSEDALKINCSQVNFKAKIQRAARDLSSSDEEETQYSHIKI
- the LOC134861979 gene encoding B-cell receptor CD22-like isoform X2, with amino-acid sequence MFAKTVEWLMFLAIIKELSCVTRYFTLKDTRLTAIEGSCIKISCTVKNEVDDVDAHWFWIKNATWKNNSYHGTIIYSTDKTVRPVSPHFADRVTYIGSPFSGWNHPPADCSIIICNLIKTDSGNYYFRYVKEKENQMKWITEPANIMVTENPCPITFEKPPAVKESDLITLTCSTPSPCQSNVHISSKPPNSTTQSNHNTIKETFKVTWEDDGKEFSCQTQNNQDSYLIRNVSVTVEYAPKYALAEMSSKDIVEGQPVILNCSAKGNPDPTFTWFKNKEAVGLKDRVWDIPSITESGKGEYHCKATNRHGTQTSNLVIIDVKYKPEVEVMSSMDSEVTQGDTMTLTCNVIRSNPHSITYVWSKNGKTINGEKTKHYVVERIKPEDKGSYTCTASNTAGDGTSKPFEIMVNYGPRKTNITISKDGIKGDSSVGVGRAITFQCNTDANPAPHRYSWYRYKKNKQIDSLQWKSNTTDENKLVVGKVQRADEACYMCNATNNISTGEDSKPQCIQVLYAPTSLTLSMDAEVREGQLITINCSVESFPLSDLTLTMTPTSTPNSSERAFSKPVTYLPPNTLQHKFEVTSDHTGLYICTAKNSQGSAKSDQKMLVVKYSPKVVTLTAEPSLVVNENKSLTLHCSAQSHPPATSFTWMKMTDVNSKIIWRNRNFTLKNVSYSDSGWYRCTARNEMGTGDSQQVEVKVNYAPKHTEILKVADGPGSVVLNCSSHSRPPILKYSWYKENTGEKDEKVSDRQTYTVYSDQPGVYYCVAKNEINQIQSSEKIHLFNGSSMMVLIIFIFLTTLLLILTMFFIYRQKRKKSIQQGTTNTLPCFEFWGWWMGPRVRNRIHEPGTVEPFRSRDDLLPDQPRLPQAQRRQPSPDASASNSVYSFLKLPPKKQKQRCENRRGNVCHCIKAKARQKGIVGNFVIFKS